A genomic window from Silene latifolia isolate original U9 population chromosome 11, ASM4854445v1, whole genome shotgun sequence includes:
- the LOC141613686 gene encoding uncharacterized protein LOC141613686, translating to MAEDIPYEEEGYVPVLEVIEEEPSVIPEDAAPGLLQFTAAEVKVELDYWKHSVYCFILCANPPWDIVEGFIRRLWINHQVDRLSFLPNGVFLVRFKSRAAREAVLKQGHFLFDNKPLIVRPWSPEIELVKHEVKSVPVLIRLLNLPLKFWGKGIARISGLVGKFIKCDIATEERTRLGYARAMIEMNLGDPLPDKVSFLDENGVLVEIVVEYEWKPIVCLKCKGVGHSTEDCRKKNQKTKSAVPAKQPAPAKQPVVNKVWRPKAATGGQRQKSQVIVAQTPVATILVDVPLTTPVVWHKDGTYTMGFTPARPIVRMTRQENSDGGYSVHKFGQQTFLEALNKSGSPKEGIGTSGSALHQHNVGLFGLLEAKVKALSHNSISGIVIDGWSLTTNNSCHKGGRVWVLWNPSIFHADIVNYSAQCINMEVVENASNKLFYLSMVYAFNDLQAREPLWEQLINFASVVDGAWAVCGDFNCVLSHSERLGGSSTDAEIDAFQGCLTSCGLVDSPAMGSFFTWNNKQEVNARVYSRLDRFLINSDWSCFMSDNYAQFLPEGNFDHTPCILKKA from the exons ACATTCCGTATGAGGAGGAAGGATATGTACCAGTTCTGGAAGTGATTGAGGAGGAACCGTCTGTTATTCCAGAGGATGCTGCGCCTGGTTTACTTCAGTTCACGGCAGCTGAAGTCAAAGTGGAGCTTGACTACTGGAAACATTcggtttattgctttattttgtgtGCAAATCCTCCATGGGACATTGTTGAAGGCTTTATTAGGCGACTGTGGATCAACCATCAGGTAGACAGGCTCTCCTTCTTACCTAATGGTGTTTTTCTAGTGCGCTTTAAGTCTAGGGCTGCTAGAGAGGCTGTGTTAAAGCAGGGTCATTTCTTGTTTGATAACAAGCCTCTTATAGTTAGACCTTGGTCTCCTGAGATTGAACTAGTTAAGCATGAGGTCAAGTCTGTCCCGGTCTTGATTCGTCTACTTAATCTTCCACTCAAGTTCTGGGGAAAGGGGATTGCTCGTATTTCTGGACTTGTAGGGAAATTTATTAAGTGTGACATAGCAACTGAAGAGAGAACTAGGCTTGGCTATGCTAGAGCTATGATTGAGATGAATCTGGGTGACCCTTTACCTGATAAGGTGTCTTTTTTGGATGAGAATGGTGTTTTAGTTGAAATAGTGGTGGAGTATGAGTGGAAACCTATTGTTTGCTTGAAATGCAAGGGTGTTGGTCATAGTACTGAAGATTGCAGGAAAAAGAACCAAAAGACTAAATCAGCTGTGCCTGCTAAACAACCAGCTCCTGCAAAGCAACCTGTGGTTAACAAAGTTTGGAGACCTAAAGCTGCTACTGGTGGTCAGAGACAGAAGAGTCAGGTGATTGTTGCTCAGACTCCAGTAGCTACTATTCTAGTTGATGTACCTCTGACTACTCCTGTGGTTTGGCATAAGGATGGGACCTATACAATGGGTTTCACCCCTGCTAGGCCCATAGTGAGGATGACCAGGCAAGAGAATTCTGATGGGGGGTATAGTGTTCATAAATTTGGTCAACAAACTTTTCTAGAAGCTTTGAACAAATCTGGTTCACCCAAGGAAGGTATTGGGACAAGTGGTAGTGCTCTTCACCAG CATAATGTGGGTTTGTTTGGTCTCCTTGAGGCAAAGGTTAAGGCCTTGTCTCATAATAGTATCAGTGGTATTGTTATTGATGGATGGAGTTTAACCACTAATAATAGTTGTCACAAAGGGGGTAGAGTATGGGTTTTATGGAATCCTAGTATTTTTCATGCGGATATTGTCAATTACTCTGCACAATGTATTAATATGGAAGTTGTGGAGAATGCTTCTAATAAGCTCTTCTACTTGTCAATGGTCTATGCTTTTAATGATTTACAAGCAAGAGAGCCTCTTTGGGAGCAGCTCATTAATTTTGCCTCTGTTGTTGATGGAGCTTGGGCAGTGTGTGGAGATTTTAATTGTGTCCTCTCACACTCTGAAAGGTTAGGAGGCAGTAGTACTGATGCTGAAATTGATGCTTTCCAGGGTTGTCTTACTAGTTGTGGTCTTGTGGACTCTCCTGCTATGGGATCTTTTTTCACCTGGAATAATAAGCAAGAGGTGAATGCAAGGGTGTATAGTAGGCTTGATCGTTTTTTGATTAATTCTGATTGGAGTTGCTTTATGTCAGATAATTATGCTCAATTTCTACCTGAAGGAAATTTTGATCACACTCCCTGCATTCTTAAAAAGGCATGA